The DNA sequence TCTCTTGCGGCCCATCCCAAATGAGTTTCCAAAATTTGACCCAAATTCATTCTTGAAACCACCCCAAGGGGAGTCAAAACAACATCAACCGGCACGCCGTTTGCCGTAAATGGCATTTCTTCGGCCGGTAAAATTTTTGAAACCACGCCCTTATTTCCATGACGGCCGGCCAATTTGTCTCCGGGCGTTATTTTTCTTAATTGAGCAACTTCAACTTCCACTCTTTTTATTATTCCCGGTTCCAAATTGGACTCTTCTCTGTTAAAAACCTTTACTTTTACCACTCTTCCTTTTTTCCCATGCTCCATTCTAAGAGAAGTGTCTTTTACCTCTTTGGCTTTTTCGCCGAAAATAGCGCCAAGCAATCTCTCTTCGGCCGTCAAATCTTCTTTCCCTTTAGGGGAAATTTTACCGACCAAAATATCACCCGGCCCCACTTCAGCTCCAACCCTTACAATCCCTTCTTCGTCCAAATCTTTAAGTTTTTCCTCTCCGACATTGGGAATATCATAAGTGGTAATTTCAGGCCCTAATTTTGTTTCCCTGACGTCGCAACCGAAGTTATCAATGTGTATAGAGCTATAAAAATCCTCTTTTATCAATCGGTCGGAGATTACAATCGCATCTTCGTAGGTCTCTCCCCTGAAAGCTAAGAAAGCCACTAAAACGTTCTGGCCCAAAGCCAAATATCCATTATCGATTCCTCCGCCGTCAGCCAAAATATCGCCGGCTTTCACTTTTTGGAACTTTTGAACTCTGGGTTTTTGATGAAAGCAAGTATATTGATTGGTTCGAACAAAAGTTCTTAATTCGTAATTTTTAATCTGGCCATTTTGGGTTTTTAACTTTACGTGATTGGAATCCACCTCTTCTACTGTGCCGGAATCTTGAGCTAAAATTTCCTGCCCCGAATCCTGAGCAACTCTTTTTTCATTGCCGGTCATAACAAGAGGCATTTTTGGGTTTAAAAGAGGAACGGCCTGGCGCTGCATATTAGAACCCATAAGAGCTCTATTCGCATCGTCATTTTGTAAAAAAGGTATAAGAGAAGTCGCGATTGAAATTGATTGCTGGGGAGAAACATCAATAAAATCAATTTTTGATTTTTCTATTTCTCCCGGCTCTCCTTTGATCCTGGCTTCCACTTTTTCAGGAATAATACAGCCCTTTTCATCAATGGGAGTGCCGCCGTGAGCAATATTATATTTTTCTTCTTCAAAAGCTAAAAGATAATGGAGCTCCGAAGTAATTTTTCCGTTTTTAACTTTAAAATAAGGAGTTTCAATAAAACCAAAAGCGTTGACCTTAGCAAAACCGGCTAAATGGTTAACCAGCCCGATATTAGGACCTTCGGGAGTTTGAATCGGGCAAATTCTGCCGTAATGAGAGGGCTGAACATCCCTGACTTCAAAACCGGCTCTTTCCCGGGTTAAACCTCCTGGTCCCGTTGCCGACAATCTTCTTTTGTGTTCCAGTTCCGCCAAAGGATTTTCATTGTCCATAAACTGGGAAAACTGGGAAGAGCTGAAAAATTCTTTAACCACCGCCATAAAGGGCCTGGGATTTATCAAATGAATCGGAGCTAGAGTATAAACATCAAGGGTGGACATTTTATCTTTTATAATTCTTTCCATTCTCATCAGTCCTACTCTTAATCTATTCTGTAAGAATTCTCCCAAATTCCTGACCCGGCGGTTTCCCAAATGGTCAATTTGGTCCGGCTTTGCATCAGGAGTATTGTTTAAGCGGATAATTTCTCTTAAAACAGCGACGAGGTCTTGAACGCTCAATACCCGATTTTCCTTGGTGATTTCTTCTTCTTTACTCTTTTTAAGGTCAGGCACTCTTTGTCGCATTTTCCAACGGCCGACTCGTGACAAGTCATATCTCTCAAAATTGAAAAACATATTCTCTAAAAGCTCTCTGGCTGTATCCGAACTCGCCATGTCCCCGGGCCTCAAACGTCTATAAATTTCAACTACCGCTTCCGCCTGATTTTTGGTTAAATCTTTTTTCAGGGTTTCTTCAATAAACTTAATTTCTCCCCTATCCACGTCTTCAAAAAGATTCTTTATTGAGTTGTTATCGCTAACTCCGAAAGCCCTTAAAAGAGCGGTGGCGGGAATTTTTCTTTTTCGGTCTATTTTTAACGAAATAGCGCCTGATAACTCCGTATCAAACTCCAGCCAGCTGCCGCGATTAGGAATTATTTTAGCTCCAAAAAGTTTTTTTCCTTTATTGTTGTTTAAAGTAAAAAAAGCCCCAGGGGAGCGGATTAATTGGGAAATTATCACTCTCTCAACGCCATTAACGACAAAAGTGCCCCTTTCGGTCATTAAGGGGAAGTCGGTCAAGAAAACTTCTTGCTCTTTTGCTT is a window from the Candidatus Nealsonbacteria bacterium genome containing:
- a CDS encoding DNA-directed RNA polymerase subunit beta, whose protein sequence is MEKTQFKSFSKSKVNLDLPYLLDIQKQSWQWFVENGLKELFAEISPIKDYTGKELELWFLDYKLGKCKYKSDLEAKQNNASFEAPLRVRTKLVNLKTKEAKEQEVFLTDFPLMTERGTFVVNGVERVIISQLIRSPGAFFTLNNNKGKKLFGAKIIPNRGSWLEFDTELSGAISLKIDRKRKIPATALLRAFGVSDNNSIKNLFEDVDRGEIKFIEETLKKDLTKNQAEAVVEIYRRLRPGDMASSDTARELLENMFFNFERYDLSRVGRWKMRQRVPDLKKSKEEEITKENRVLSVQDLVAVLREIIRLNNTPDAKPDQIDHLGNRRVRNLGEFLQNRLRVGLMRMERIIKDKMSTLDVYTLAPIHLINPRPFMAVVKEFFSSSQFSQFMDNENPLAELEHKRRLSATGPGGLTRERAGFEVRDVQPSHYGRICPIQTPEGPNIGLVNHLAGFAKVNAFGFIETPYFKVKNGKITSELHYLLAFEEEKYNIAHGGTPIDEKGCIIPEKVEARIKGEPGEIEKSKIDFIDVSPQQSISIATSLIPFLQNDDANRALMGSNMQRQAVPLLNPKMPLVMTGNEKRVAQDSGQEILAQDSGTVEEVDSNHVKLKTQNGQIKNYELRTFVRTNQYTCFHQKPRVQKFQKVKAGDILADGGGIDNGYLALGQNVLVAFLAFRGETYEDAIVISDRLIKEDFYSSIHIDNFGCDVRETKLGPEITTYDIPNVGEEKLKDLDEEGIVRVGAEVGPGDILVGKISPKGKEDLTAEERLLGAIFGEKAKEVKDTSLRMEHGKKGRVVKVKVFNREESNLEPGIIKRVEVEVAQLRKITPGDKLAGRHGNKGVVSKILPAEEMPFTANGVPVDVVLTPLGVVSRMNLGQILETHLGWAARELGYVAITPPLTGANEKDIKEELKAAGLPESGQITLYDGKTGEAFPEKITIGSMYMMKLIHMVEDKVHMRAIGPYSLITQQPLGGKAQFGGQRFGEMEVWALEGYGAANVLQEMLTIKSDDVPGRAAAYEAILKGEHISPPNLPASFNLLVGELKALGLNVEIKGKTEETFSKSKAKEQTPEQ